In the genome of Pseudanabaena mucicola str. Chao 1806, the window AAAACGGGTCTACCATCGAGGGCTTGGGCGATTAATTGACTGGTGATATTGGCATGGAGAGTTACGCCACTAGTAACTGGAAAGGAATTACCTAAAACTGCGCTGTTGTAAGGGGTAACAAAATAATCAGTGTTACTTTCGGCAGTAACACCTATCAGAACTAGGCGATCACGAAAGATGTCCTGAGGAATATCGCCATTTAAAATTTGGGTTAAGGAGACGGAACGGAATCCATCGTGAAAATTGCGAAAGTTTGATAGGATTTGATAGCCTCCTAGCTGCTGGCGAACATACCCACCATCATTTTCTTGCATCGGTACAAAGATCGCTTTACCTAATCGATATTTCTGAGCTTTTAGGTCAATAACTTCCAGCTTAATGTTTTCTTTTTGGAGATATTGCAGGGCAAGAGCCGCACTCAAGCTAGTGATGGTTTTACCCTGTTGGTCTTTGAGGGATAATAATATTCGTCGAATTTTACCGTCATTGTCAGGAATGAAATCATTGGCGGCAACTTGATTACGCTGTTCCAAAATCGGTGAGGCTGCAACACTGCTACCTTCACGATTAGCAATCACTTTGCGAATACCGATGAGATTGGGAGTCGATGCAAATACTTTGATGAGTTCTTGATATGCTGAAGCATAGTTTTTGGGTACTGGTAAATCGCGATAGATATCTAGTCCAATTACTCGTGGTTGCTGCTGTTTGATTAAATTTAGAAGCTTGGTGAGAGGCTCGTCAGAGATGGGATAACCAAAATTTTGAATGTCAGATTCAGAGATCCCCACAATTACGATACGGTCATCTATAGATTCAGTCGGTCGCCATTGAAAGAATAAGTCATAGGTAGCTAGCTCTAGTGGTTGAAGTAGCCCTATAGAGCGAATTCCTAGCAAAATTCCCGTGGTTACAGGAATAATCACCAAAAATCCCTTCCACTTCCAAATCCTTTTTTTGAGTTTGCTCCACATGAATAAATCTTAAAATGGATTGGTCAATATTGAGAAATAAATCCCATTTTCCTGCAAAGTCTTTTTTTCGGCAAAAATGCGGCTCAAGGGAATGCCGAGATCGATGCGTATAGTCAAGCGATCGCTCACTTGAAAGCGCAGTCCTACACCTACTGAAGCAAGAGTACTTGGATCGGGGTTTGTTTCTGCTTGATGATTCCAGACTGTCCCAAAGTCATAAAAGGTGATTATTTGGAGCAGTCCACTGATTTCAGGCAAGCGTAGTAAAGGAATCCGCATTTCCATAGATAATAGTAAACCATTATCACTAAGTAAAGCATCTTGGCGATATCCTCTGAGGTTATCCTGACCACCAAAATTAATTTGTTCCTGGGATAACAATGGGCGATCGCTAAGTTGGAGATCGGTTCGTAGTAATAATAAAGTTTCAGGAGCAAATAGCCTGACATATTGCATCTGTCCACGCCAAGATACAAACTGACTATCTGGAGCATTTAGGTTAATGGTGGAGCCGAGAGCTTTTAGCCCTAAGTTAATTTGTGATCTCACTGCAAATACCTCTTCTGCACTGCGTTGAACATATTCTTGAAAAAAGCGCAGTGCTGTAACCCTTGTTTGACCATCTGTACCAGTTTCAATGGAAGGGAAAGGAATTAGACCATTGAGTAAGGATGCTGAGCTTTGTCGATGACTCAACGACAAGCCGAGAGCAAGATCTTGAACAGTATTTTGGAGGATGGGCTGGCGTAATGTTAGTTCGTAGTTGCGGGAGTTCGAGGTAATGTCAAGAATATTAAACGGAGGTTCAATAACATTGCTCACTGAAGTTCCAAAGTTCATGCCGATTGTGCCATTATTGGGATTGAAAGGGATGGTATAACTGACATCAAAAGCATTGCTACCATTGGTATTACTATAGGAAATGCTTAAGCGATCGCCTATTCCCGTTAGATTAGCTTCGTTTAGTTGGATTTGACGACGCTCTGAACCAACGCTTGGAGTTCGGCTGTTATCAAGGGTAATCGGTAGACTAAACGTGGGAGCCTCTGTCACCTTAACTTCTAAGTCATTGAATCCTGATTGAAGGCTAGGCGATAAGTTAGCAGATATATTTTCAATGAGCGGATTGATTTGGAGTAGTTGCAAGGCTTCGAGAAGACGATTGCGATTGAGGGGTTTACCTGTGGCGATCACGAGGCGAGATTTGATGTAGTCTTCATTCAGTCTGGTTAATCCCTTAATCTTAATCTCTGCAAGTCCACCTTCGACAATTTGAATTTTGACAATTCCCTTTTGTAGATCCTGTTCTGGTAAATATGCACCAGAGGTAATATAACCTCTATCTATATATAGTTCTGTAATCTTGGTTCTAATTTGCAATAGTTCAAAAATCGAGAGTGGCTGATCGAGATAGGGTGTAGTAATTGCATCTAGTTCGCGATCGCTAAAGACACTACTACCAGTTACCTCAAATTTTTTAACGATGATTAATTCTAAATTGTTATTAAGAGGGAATGAAGGAGATGGAGAAGTTGGCGTTTTCAGTGGAGGCAATAGCCGATCTGGGTGCGGAAGTTTAGTAGGTTCCGTAGGAACTTTCGGTGTGACTTTGGGAGAAAAATCTTTAGGAATGACTGATTTGGGTTTAAGTGGTGCGGCTTGAGTAGCGATCGATTGGAGATAAACATTTATGACAATCACTAAGATCGTTATATATATCCCCGTATCCAGCATTTTATAAATATACTTATAAAATTTATAGAACTTATAGAGTACTTTCACGATAACCACCTCCCATTTTCGCTAAAAAAATATAAATCTAGCAAATAAAGTTGTAATTTATAAACCTCTTAGTCACAAGCATCAATGGGATGAGAGATGTGCTTTACTCAGCCAAAAGTTATTGCTAGCTGAACAAAGTTGCGGCTAAATATTCTCACAAATGATTGAGGATTGCTTTAGATCCAAGTTGACACGATATTTTACTAAAATATTGTCATTAAAAATCTCAATGTTTCTTTGATGACAATATTGTTACTATAAGACGGAAAAATATATAGAACTTACTCAATGCCAACGAATTACTGGGTTTTGATTGGATTTAGTGCGAGCAAAGCTGCACCATATCCAATCGATGCGTAAGTCCTACATATGGTAGTCAGTATATTCAGCCTTGTTGATATTTGAGGTTTCTGAAATAGCTATTCAGGTGGACTTAAGTTATGCAACTTTCTCTTCATGATTTCTGGATTTCTGGGATGGTCTTGCTCGGTTGGAGTGTTGCAACATTTCCAGCCAACTCTCAGATCATCCCTGATCAATCTTTACCTATCAACTCTGTAGTAACTAAAAGTGGCTTAACCCATACAATTACTGGCGGCACAACTAGAGGCGTAAATCTCTATCATAGTTTTCAAGAATTCTCAGTTCCGATCAACAATACTGCCTATTTTAATAATGCTTCTCATGTCCAAAATATTGTGACGAGAGTAACAGGTAACTCCACTTCCAATATTGATGGACTAATTAAAGCAAATGGGAATGCTAATTTATTTCTTCTCAATCCTCAAGGGATTACCTTTGGAACCAATGCAAAACTAGATATTGGCGGTACTTTTGTGGGGACTACGGCCAGCAATTTCAAATTAACTGATGGTAGTGAATTTAGTGCAACCAATCCCCAAGCCCCACCTTTACTGACAAGTAATATTACTCAGGGATTACAGTATGGGATGAGCAATCAGGGAGCCACAATCACTAATCAGGGGAATCTTTCCACGGGACAAGATTTAATACTCAATGCTGACAAGCTGCATTTGCAGGGGCATTTGCAAGCAGGACGAGACTTAATTTTAAAGGCGCAAGATACAGTCCTAATTCGCGATCGCACTAATGAGCATTTTGGAGCCGTTGCGGGGAGATATTTAACCATACAGGGAAATCAATTAGTCGATATTTTTACTCTCAACCATCCTCAGAGTGGATTTTGGTCAGGTCATAATTTGATCTTGCGATCGGCAAATCCGATCATTGGTGATGCTCATTTTTATGCTGGGAGAGACTTAAAGATTGAGAAATTAGATGATACTCTCGGTAACTTAATCAGCCCTAACGATCCCGTAATTCTAGCGAATGGGAATGTAACTTTAGGTGACTATACAGGTGCATCACTGCATATTTTAGCGGGGGGGAGTGTGACCCTTGGAAATGTGACAATCACTGGCACTGGCAGCACTAGTACGACGATTAATCCTAGTAATAACAATCTATTCAATGCCACGAAAAGCTATGCCGATCTCGCCACCTTCTTTTTGACCGAATATCAAGCGCTCAAAAATAGCGATGGAACAGTGCAGGATGTGGTCTCCGTCAAAATCCCCATAACAATTGATGGTAGTCTGCAAGCAACTTTAGATGTGCGTGCTGGGGTGGATTGGACACAGTTGGGAGGTTTACCAAGCAGTCCCCTCAGCTTAGGTAATGTGACTCCTAGCCCTACCTATAATAATCCTTCTCTTAATGCGAATATTACAGTGAATGGCAATATTCGTATAAATCAGCCTAATGGATTAGTGCTATTAACCAATCAATTCTCTCCTAATACATTGCAAGGTGAAATTTCAACGCAAGTAATTGATGTTGGTACAAATGTTGTAGATGCACAAGGGGGAGACATTCGCATCTATGGTCGTGGAGAAATTTCTCTCAACTCTGACTTAATTAGCTATTCAGAGCCAAATAGCGGTAATGCAGGTCATGGTGGATCGATCTCTATTTCATCATATTTGGGGAATATCACGATACAATCAGACCTATATACTGACTCTTTCACCTTGTCAGGGAACGCGAGTAATGGAGGCAAAATTTCTTTATCTTCTTATTCTGGGAGTATTATCCTTGATAATATATATTTTGAAACTTCCTCTTTTACTTATAATGGGAATTCGGCTAATGCGGGAGATGTTTCTCTCACTTCATATTCTGGCAATATTACGGTTAATCGTCCACTCTGGAAATCTCCATCAGTTGCATCAGCTTTAGGTAGTGCTGGGAATGGAGGTAATGCACTTATTGCTACCTATTCTGGCAATATCTTAATTGAGGATGCTAGGAGCTATTTCGGAGATACTGGTACTTATTTAGACACAGGTACTTACTCAGGTTCTAAGTCCTCTGGTAATGGCGGTAACTTTTATTTATCTTCTAATTCTGGCAATATTGTACTGTCTAAAGCTCCATTAAACTCTTCTACAGCTTCCTATGCATCTTCAAAATCAGAATTTGCTGGTAATGGCGGCAAAATATCCTTTTCTACTAATTCTGGAAATATTACTCTGAATGATTTGACGTTGTACTCCTATTCCTTTGCACAATCGGCAAATGCTCGGAATGGAGGGGAAATCTCTCTCTATTCTAGGTCTGGCAATATTTACCTAAATAATTCAACCCTATCCGCTTACTCACTGGCTCCTTTAGCAGGTTCCCAGAATGGCGGTACAGTATCAATATCTACTCCCAGTGGCAATATCATCAGTGACTTAACCAGTTATATATTATCCTTTTCTATCTCTAAGCTAGGTGAGAGTAGTGGGAATGGTGGTGAAATTAACTTAACTGCCAAAAATCAAATTAGTAATCTTGGTCTGTTTACATCATCAGCCTTTGGGCAAGCAGGAGCAGTCAATATCAAGGGCGTAGATGACTTGGCGATCGCTAGTCTTCAGATCATTACTAGCAAAACCGTTAACTTTCCCAAACGTGCCTATGATATTAACGATCCGAATACTTTCATCACCACAATTTTTGGTACAGGTGAATCTGGACGATCAGGAGATGTCACAGTTACAGGAGCAAAGAATTTAATATTTGACAATACGCTGATCTTGAGTACCACCCAAGGGATTGATCCTGCGGGGAATATTGCGATTATCAGTCCTGATGCAATTATTTTTCAGAACAGTCAAATCCTCAGTAATACCAGTAGCAAAGGTAATGCAGGCAATATCGCTGTTACCGCAGGACAGAATATCACCTTCAACAGTAACAGTCAGATTACAGCCCAAACTAGTAATGATGGGAAAGCTGGCAATATTGATCTAAAAGCTGGTAATTCAATTCTCTTTACTGCGGGCACGGGCTTATTTGCTAATACAACTATGGGCTCTAAGGGAAATGGCGGTAATATTACTATCGATCCACATTCTGTTGTTCTCAAAGATGGTGCGACGATTGCAGTGGATAGCCTTGGTTTCGGGCTAGGTGGTAATATTAGCATCCTAGCCAATTTTCTCTCGCTTCTCAATGGTTCTTCTATTACAGCTTCTACTGCTAGTACGAATGGAGGTAACATCAACTTAAATGTTCCATCAATACTGCTTTTGCGCTATGCCAGCAATATCACTACCACCGCAGGTACAGCCAACGCAGGGGGCAATGGTGGGAATATTAGTATAAATGCAGGATTTATTGTTGGGGTTAAGGGAGAAAATAGTAATATCTTTGCCAATGCCTTTACTGGTAATGGCGGCAATATCAATATTAATACCAATGCTATATATGGTCTAGAGTTCTATCCTCAACTGACCTCATTTAGTGATATTTCTGCTAGTTCTCAATTTGGCTTGCAGGGAACTGTAGTTGTTTCTACTCCCTCCCTCGATCCTAGCCGAGGTCTGACCACGTTACCTGTTAATCTCAGCGATCCATCAAAGCAAATTAGTCAAAGTTGTGGAGTCGGAGGTAAGTTATCTAGTCGCGATAGTAGCTTTACTATTTTGGGGCGAGGTGGTTTACCTAAGAGTCCCAGTGATGAGCTTTCGAGTACACAGCCTTTAGTGGAATTAGCTAATCTTGTACCAGATAGCAATAATCAAAACTTAGGATCAGTAGCCAACCCAGAATCAAAACAGGAAGTAAAAAAAGCAGTTTCTCAAGGGATTATTGAGGCAAATGCGATCGCTAGAGATAGTCGCGGTGTCCTGCGTTTGGTATCAGCTACTCATCCTCTCAGTTCCGCTATTCCTGAGCTTTCTTGTACAAAATAGAAGTATATGCTAATTCTCAAACTCAAAAAATCTATACTACTTTTGGATACTCTTTTTAATTGCAAAGCTAGTAGTAAGTCATTACGCTATATCAGAATTGGCATCTGTGCAGTTCTCCTCACCCTGTTCTTAGGAAGTAACCCTCAACATAGCATCGCTGGTGCTACCAAAAAATTAACTAAGTCCATTAATCCAGCACTTCATCAATCTATTACGAATAACCCTGCAGATCTGGTGCATCGAGGCAAACAATCTTATCAAGTTGGACAATATGCTCAAGCGATCGCTAATTGGCAACAAGCATTTGATATCTATGCGAAACAAGGCGATCATCTCAATCAAGCAGTTATCGCCCAAAATCTGTCTCTAGCCCATCAACAGCTTGGTCATTGGCAAGAATCAGAGCAGTTCATTTTGCTCAGTTTAGAAATTTTACGATCGCATTCCCAACAACCGAAATTAATTGCCCAAGCACTCAATATCCAAGGCAGTCTCCAAATTACTCAGGGGCAATCTCAAGCAGCATTAACTACTTGGCAAAAAGCTGAACAAATTTATGCACAGGTGGGAGATCAAGATGGAGTCTCACGCAGCAGAATCAATCAAAGTCAGGCGATGCGATTACTCGGTCTCTATCCTAAAGCCAGAGAACTGCTACAACAGATGCAATCGTCGCTGAAAAAGCTTCCTAACTCGGCGCTCAAACTTGCGAGTCTACTCAATCTTGGAGATACGCTCCGACTCAATGGTGATTTTACAGAAGCTACCACTGTCTTGAAAGATAGTTTAGCGATTGCTCAAGAGCTTAATGATGTCTCTACAGTTGCCGAAATTTTCCTAAGCTTAGGCAACATCGCCTCTAGTCAACAACAATCTGCTAGCTTAGGAGATCGCACTTACCGTCAGCAAAAAAGCGTTGAGGCGATCGCCTATTACCAACAAGCTGATCAAATGGCAACTCTTCCGATTATCAAAGTAAAAGCCCAACTCAACCAATTACGTCTAGCTATTGATTTGAAACAAGTTGATGCAGTCAAGCGCCTATTAACAACAATCCCAGCCCAGTTGCCTAACCTCCCGCCTAGCCGTGTTGCAGTGTATGCTAACGTGAATTTTGCTCAGAGTTTAATCAAGCTCACATCTAGCGATCACTTAGGAGGTGCACTCCCATCAAGCGATCGCCAATATGCGGCACAATTACTAGCAAGATCTGCCCAGCAAGCACATGCCATGAGTGATCTGCGAGCCGAAGCCTACGCAATCGGCTATCTAGGCGAACTCTACGAGCGATCACAGCAGTTACCAGAAGCACAGGAGTTAACCGCACAGGCTCT includes:
- a CDS encoding ShlB/FhaC/HecB family hemolysin secretion/activation protein; its protein translation is MKVLYKFYKFYKYIYKMLDTGIYITILVIVINVYLQSIATQAAPLKPKSVIPKDFSPKVTPKVPTEPTKLPHPDRLLPPLKTPTSPSPSFPLNNNLELIIVKKFEVTGSSVFSDRELDAITTPYLDQPLSIFELLQIRTKITELYIDRGYITSGAYLPEQDLQKGIVKIQIVEGGLAEIKIKGLTRLNEDYIKSRLVIATGKPLNRNRLLEALQLLQINPLIENISANLSPSLQSGFNDLEVKVTEAPTFSLPITLDNSRTPSVGSERRQIQLNEANLTGIGDRLSISYSNTNGSNAFDVSYTIPFNPNNGTIGMNFGTSVSNVIEPPFNILDITSNSRNYELTLRQPILQNTVQDLALGLSLSHRQSSASLLNGLIPFPSIETGTDGQTRVTALRFFQEYVQRSAEEVFAVRSQINLGLKALGSTINLNAPDSQFVSWRGQMQYVRLFAPETLLLLRTDLQLSDRPLLSQEQINFGGQDNLRGYRQDALLSDNGLLLSMEMRIPLLRLPEISGLLQIITFYDFGTVWNHQAETNPDPSTLASVGVGLRFQVSDRLTIRIDLGIPLSRIFAEKKTLQENGIYFSILTNPF
- a CDS encoding filamentous hemagglutinin N-terminal domain-containing protein, with protein sequence MQLSLHDFWISGMVLLGWSVATFPANSQIIPDQSLPINSVVTKSGLTHTITGGTTRGVNLYHSFQEFSVPINNTAYFNNASHVQNIVTRVTGNSTSNIDGLIKANGNANLFLLNPQGITFGTNAKLDIGGTFVGTTASNFKLTDGSEFSATNPQAPPLLTSNITQGLQYGMSNQGATITNQGNLSTGQDLILNADKLHLQGHLQAGRDLILKAQDTVLIRDRTNEHFGAVAGRYLTIQGNQLVDIFTLNHPQSGFWSGHNLILRSANPIIGDAHFYAGRDLKIEKLDDTLGNLISPNDPVILANGNVTLGDYTGASLHILAGGSVTLGNVTITGTGSTSTTINPSNNNLFNATKSYADLATFFLTEYQALKNSDGTVQDVVSVKIPITIDGSLQATLDVRAGVDWTQLGGLPSSPLSLGNVTPSPTYNNPSLNANITVNGNIRINQPNGLVLLTNQFSPNTLQGEISTQVIDVGTNVVDAQGGDIRIYGRGEISLNSDLISYSEPNSGNAGHGGSISISSYLGNITIQSDLYTDSFTLSGNASNGGKISLSSYSGSIILDNIYFETSSFTYNGNSANAGDVSLTSYSGNITVNRPLWKSPSVASALGSAGNGGNALIATYSGNILIEDARSYFGDTGTYLDTGTYSGSKSSGNGGNFYLSSNSGNIVLSKAPLNSSTASYASSKSEFAGNGGKISFSTNSGNITLNDLTLYSYSFAQSANARNGGEISLYSRSGNIYLNNSTLSAYSLAPLAGSQNGGTVSISTPSGNIISDLTSYILSFSISKLGESSGNGGEINLTAKNQISNLGLFTSSAFGQAGAVNIKGVDDLAIASLQIITSKTVNFPKRAYDINDPNTFITTIFGTGESGRSGDVTVTGAKNLIFDNTLILSTTQGIDPAGNIAIISPDAIIFQNSQILSNTSSKGNAGNIAVTAGQNITFNSNSQITAQTSNDGKAGNIDLKAGNSILFTAGTGLFANTTMGSKGNGGNITIDPHSVVLKDGATIAVDSLGFGLGGNISILANFLSLLNGSSITASTASTNGGNINLNVPSILLLRYASNITTTAGTANAGGNGGNISINAGFIVGVKGENSNIFANAFTGNGGNININTNAIYGLEFYPQLTSFSDISASSQFGLQGTVVVSTPSLDPSRGLTTLPVNLSDPSKQISQSCGVGGKLSSRDSSFTILGRGGLPKSPSDELSSTQPLVELANLVPDSNNQNLGSVANPESKQEVKKAVSQGIIEANAIARDSRGVLRLVSATHPLSSAIPELSCTK